One region of Cyanobium sp. M30B3 genomic DNA includes:
- a CDS encoding ATP-binding cassette domain-containing protein: MTAAPAQPLLRQFEPFNTLPDRLSPLLDPLLEPCRFRLGQTVLRADVAPPGVLLIRSGQLRSLAPAPRGQGLRTIERLGPGAIAGWVGLLRQQPCEHLRASTEVAALLLPAARFQELLAGHAVLAAAFQQRPAAAEVHALLHALAPEHPWAQEQLEQWPAPLSSCCVRSLVPGGETALALPGSYSWFASSGRPLAQPWPEPAPPLQPLAAGSPWLRLVGLSAPPPRSQASAPNQAPAATPVTAEVLAPDEYSPSPEPPPVRAQPGELRLQPASGPRAIAIALCTALADYFGLPLNRDSLLQLVDGVLERQGALNLVNLGQIMDTLGLRVTLNRVPTDRLARVPTPAALLQNGRIGLLDGVDSDGQARLLEAELGALRVPCSELATHEGQLTELLLFERKADSKSARFGWGWFRPYLAEHRRELVEVLLSSVVINVLRLVFPLGMMVLIREVRPQGQLGPLFSIAALMLLAIVVEALLKSLRTYIFADTANRIDRQVKSTVLDHLIRLPQSFFDSRPVGRVVFYFNELDRLRDLLLGPTVLFAVDLAFVPLYLLVMLALSPLLAVVKLAMVPLILAIGLLANPAIKAQISRSKAEAVSTYSFLTEAITGVQTIKAQNAELKTRWEFEDRYTRFLGEDFKLRVLSDSNANLLGFVNEFSQLVVIVIAIWLIIQGELNIGGLFAIRILGNYVTGPLTQLPAKWQQLLLGTQALRIVADVIDRPTEQSLAESQTIPMPPLQGRVEFRNVSFRYRDQGPLNLEGVNLTIPAGAFVGLVGGSGSGKSTLLKLLPRSYAPLEGSVLVDGLDIGKLELYSLRRQIGVVPQESMLFDGSIRDNLLLVKPDAGAAEMIRAARIACAHEFIMELPRGYNTDVGERGAGLSGGQRQRIALARAVLQNPRLLILDEATSALDASTERQVCINLLEAFRGRTVFFITHRLATVRPADVIVLMDRGAIMEMGSHADLLERQGWYYALYRSQIQEGDP; encoded by the coding sequence ATGACCGCCGCACCGGCCCAACCCCTGTTGCGGCAATTCGAGCCCTTCAACACGCTGCCCGATCGGCTCTCCCCCCTGCTCGATCCACTGCTGGAGCCCTGCCGCTTCCGCCTCGGTCAGACGGTGCTGCGGGCTGATGTGGCTCCGCCCGGCGTGCTGCTGATCCGCAGCGGCCAGCTGCGCAGCCTGGCCCCCGCCCCCCGTGGCCAGGGCCTGAGGACGATCGAGCGCCTCGGCCCAGGCGCCATCGCCGGCTGGGTTGGTCTGCTGCGCCAGCAGCCCTGCGAACACCTGCGCGCCAGCACCGAGGTGGCTGCCCTGCTGCTGCCCGCCGCCCGCTTCCAGGAGCTGCTGGCCGGCCATGCCGTTCTGGCGGCCGCCTTCCAGCAGCGTCCCGCCGCCGCCGAGGTTCATGCCCTCCTGCACGCCCTTGCCCCCGAGCACCCCTGGGCTCAGGAGCAGCTTGAGCAGTGGCCTGCTCCCCTTTCCAGCTGCTGCGTGCGCAGCCTGGTGCCCGGCGGGGAAACCGCCTTGGCCCTACCCGGCAGCTACAGCTGGTTTGCCAGCAGCGGCCGCCCCCTGGCCCAGCCCTGGCCCGAGCCAGCGCCGCCGCTCCAGCCCCTGGCCGCCGGCAGCCCCTGGTTGCGCCTGGTGGGCCTCAGTGCCCCGCCCCCCCGCAGCCAGGCCAGCGCCCCCAATCAGGCGCCGGCGGCCACTCCGGTGACCGCCGAGGTGCTGGCGCCTGACGAATACAGCCCCTCCCCCGAGCCGCCGCCGGTTCGCGCCCAACCCGGCGAGCTGCGCCTCCAGCCAGCCAGCGGGCCCCGGGCTATCGCCATCGCCCTCTGCACTGCCCTGGCCGACTACTTCGGCCTGCCCCTCAACCGCGATTCCCTGCTCCAGTTGGTCGACGGCGTCCTCGAGCGCCAGGGTGCCCTCAACCTGGTGAACCTGGGGCAGATCATGGACACCCTCGGCCTGAGGGTGACCCTCAACCGGGTGCCTACCGACCGCCTGGCCAGGGTACCCACGCCCGCCGCCCTGCTGCAGAACGGCCGCATCGGCCTGCTCGACGGCGTCGACAGCGACGGTCAGGCACGCCTGCTGGAGGCCGAACTGGGTGCCCTGCGCGTGCCCTGCAGCGAGCTGGCCACGCACGAGGGCCAGCTCACCGAACTGCTGCTGTTCGAGCGCAAAGCCGACAGCAAGAGCGCCCGCTTCGGCTGGGGCTGGTTCCGCCCTTACCTTGCCGAGCACCGCCGCGAGCTGGTGGAAGTGCTGCTCAGCTCGGTGGTGATCAACGTGCTGCGTCTGGTGTTCCCCCTGGGAATGATGGTGCTGATCCGGGAGGTGCGCCCCCAGGGCCAGCTGGGCCCCCTGTTCAGCATCGCCGCCCTGATGCTGCTGGCGATCGTGGTGGAGGCCCTGCTCAAGAGCCTGCGTACTTACATCTTTGCTGACACGGCCAACCGCATTGACCGGCAGGTGAAAAGCACGGTGCTCGACCACCTGATCCGCCTGCCCCAGAGCTTCTTTGACAGCCGTCCCGTGGGCCGGGTGGTGTTCTATTTCAACGAGCTCGACCGCCTGCGCGACCTGTTGCTCGGCCCCACTGTTTTGTTTGCGGTTGATCTGGCCTTCGTGCCCCTCTACCTGCTGGTGATGCTGGCCCTCAGTCCGCTGCTGGCCGTGGTGAAGCTGGCGATGGTGCCGTTGATCCTGGCTATCGGCCTGCTGGCCAACCCGGCGATCAAGGCGCAGATCTCGCGCAGCAAAGCTGAAGCGGTCAGCACTTACAGCTTCCTCACCGAGGCGATCACCGGCGTGCAGACCATTAAAGCCCAGAACGCTGAACTCAAGACCCGCTGGGAATTTGAAGACCGCTACACCCGCTTCCTCGGCGAAGACTTCAAGCTGCGCGTGCTCTCCGACTCCAACGCCAACCTGCTGGGCTTCGTGAACGAGTTCAGCCAGCTGGTGGTGATCGTGATCGCCATCTGGCTGATCATCCAGGGGGAGCTGAACATCGGCGGCCTGTTCGCCATCCGCATCCTCGGCAACTACGTCACCGGCCCCCTAACCCAGTTGCCGGCCAAGTGGCAACAGCTGCTGCTCGGCACCCAGGCCCTTCGGATCGTGGCCGATGTGATCGATCGGCCCACCGAGCAGAGCCTGGCCGAATCCCAGACCATCCCCATGCCGCCGCTGCAGGGCAGGGTGGAGTTCCGCAACGTGAGCTTCCGCTACCGCGACCAGGGCCCCCTCAATCTGGAGGGCGTGAACCTCACCATCCCCGCCGGTGCCTTCGTGGGTCTGGTGGGGGGCTCCGGCAGCGGCAAATCCACCCTGCTCAAGCTGCTGCCCCGCTCCTACGCCCCCCTTGAGGGCAGCGTGCTGGTGGATGGTCTCGACATCGGCAAACTCGAGCTGTACTCCCTGCGCCGCCAGATCGGTGTGGTGCCCCAGGAGTCGATGCTGTTCGACGGTTCGATCCGCGACAACCTGCTGCTGGTGAAGCCTGATGCCGGCGCTGCCGAGATGATTCGCGCCGCCCGCATCGCCTGTGCCCACGAGTTCATCATGGAGCTCCCCCGCGGCTACAACACTGACGTGGGCGAGCGCGGTGCCGGCCTCTCCGGTGGCCAGCGCCAACGCATCGCCCTGGCCCGCGCCGTGCTCCAGAACCCCCGCTTGCTCATCCTCGATGAGGCCACCAGCGCGCTCGATGCCAGCACCGAGCGCCAGGTGTGCATCAACCTGCTGGAGGCCTTCCGCGGCCGCACGGTGTTCTTCATCACCCACAGGCTCGCTACGGTGCGTCCGGCCGACGTGATCGTGCTGATGGACCGGGGCGCAATCATGGAGATGGGCAGCCACGCCGACCTGCTCGAACGCCAGGGCTGGTATTACGCCCTCTACCGCAGCCAGATCCAGGAGGGCGACCCCTGA
- a CDS encoding HlyD family efflux transporter periplasmic adaptor subunit, translated as MLRLSSPLQDALQRLFGWLHRPAGSGSGEVPGPFSESTTTFGRTSSLHTGTRHASPRSTPTTNSGATLHFGGASGQGPSPAPPVPSAGSANTPSGASPRAANPFRSAGLTTNPGGPMAPWSFNQTVLLRKQRSGASVLLWTGIGSVVLLGVWAFTAPLAETIAVQGKLEPRNSTKRVDAPVPGVVEAVLVKEGQAVRQGDPLVRFDLREPRSRLEAAESVRQRLLNENQIAAATLGDSSATAALTANQRLQLSSQAEEFASRREGARQELAKAQERLAGERASLATYENIASRIAGLVAQGAASEVQLLEARQNVQKSESAIAQELREIARLESSLVNTSATTNVELRRKVEDNLRQIAQLDNDIRQARQQIQFGLLIAPADGTVFDIEVSPGSVVAQGTGTGTNATGKSLMKVVPNDALQARVYLPNQAIGFVQPGQSADLQIQAFDASDFGTVPAMVERIGSDALPAEEQKRVLGTDSSGLYYPAVMRLERQTIELPNSTAPLQPGMSLTANIKLRERRFINIFTGFFEDQRRNLERLR; from the coding sequence ATGTTGCGCCTTTCCTCCCCCCTTCAGGACGCCCTGCAGCGCTTGTTCGGCTGGCTCCACCGACCCGCTGGCTCAGGCTCTGGCGAGGTTCCTGGCCCCTTCAGCGAGTCCACCACCACCTTCGGCCGCACCAGCTCCCTCCACACCGGCACCCGCCACGCCAGCCCACGCTCTACGCCCACCACCAACAGCGGGGCCACCCTGCACTTCGGCGGTGCCTCAGGCCAAGGACCATCGCCCGCCCCCCCCGTTCCCTCAGCCGGATCCGCAAACACCCCCAGCGGTGCCAGCCCCAGAGCTGCCAACCCCTTCCGTAGCGCGGGCCTGACCACCAACCCCGGCGGCCCCATGGCCCCCTGGAGCTTCAATCAGACCGTCCTGCTGCGCAAGCAGCGCAGCGGCGCCAGCGTGCTCCTGTGGACCGGCATCGGCAGCGTGGTCCTGCTCGGGGTCTGGGCCTTCACGGCTCCGCTGGCCGAAACCATCGCCGTGCAGGGCAAGCTCGAACCCCGCAACAGCACCAAGCGGGTCGACGCCCCCGTGCCTGGCGTGGTGGAGGCGGTTCTGGTGAAGGAGGGCCAGGCCGTGCGCCAGGGCGACCCCCTGGTGCGCTTCGACCTGCGCGAGCCCCGCAGCCGCCTTGAGGCCGCCGAGAGCGTGCGCCAACGGCTGCTCAACGAAAACCAGATCGCCGCCGCCACCCTCGGCGACAGCAGTGCCACCGCCGCCCTCACCGCCAACCAGCGCCTGCAGCTCTCAAGCCAGGCCGAGGAGTTCGCCAGTCGCCGCGAGGGTGCCCGCCAGGAACTGGCCAAGGCCCAGGAGCGCCTGGCCGGCGAGCGCGCCAGCCTGGCCACCTACGAGAACATCGCCAGCCGCATCGCCGGCCTGGTGGCCCAAGGCGCCGCCAGCGAGGTGCAGCTGCTTGAGGCCCGCCAGAACGTGCAGAAGAGTGAAAGCGCCATCGCCCAGGAGCTCCGCGAGATCGCCCGGCTGGAATCCTCCCTGGTGAACACAAGCGCCACCACCAACGTGGAGCTGCGCCGCAAGGTGGAGGACAACCTGCGCCAGATCGCCCAACTCGACAACGACATCCGCCAGGCCCGCCAGCAGATCCAGTTCGGCCTGCTCATCGCCCCCGCCGACGGCACCGTGTTCGACATTGAGGTGAGCCCCGGCAGCGTGGTGGCCCAGGGCACCGGAACCGGCACCAACGCCACGGGCAAGTCGCTGATGAAGGTGGTGCCTAACGACGCACTCCAGGCAAGGGTCTACCTCCCCAACCAGGCGATCGGCTTCGTGCAACCCGGCCAGAGCGCCGACCTACAGATTCAGGCCTTCGACGCCAGCGATTTCGGCACCGTCCCGGCCATGGTTGAGCGCATCGGGTCTGATGCCCTGCCCGCCGAAGAGCAGAAGCGGGTGCTCGGAACCGATTCCTCCGGTCTGTATTACCCGGCCGTGATGCGTCTTGAGCGCCAGACCATCGAACTGCCCAACAGCACTGCCCCTCTGCAGCCCGGCATGAGCCTCACCGCCAACATCAAGCTGCGCGAACGCCGTTTCATCAACATCTTCACCGGCTTCTTCGAAGACCAGCGCCGCAACCTCGAGCGCCTGCGCTGA
- a CDS encoding carbohydrate ABC transporter permease, whose product MAEPTAGQRRSPLAAALQLGLLLLAALAMLLPLLWLVSTSLKGPAEDIFTSPPALLPAQPSLEAYGRLFADQPMGLYLRNSAIVSGLAVLANLLFCSLAAYPLARMRFAGRGLVLALVVATILIPFQVVMIPLYLLMVQIGLRNTLWALIIPQAATAFGIFLLRQSFLGVPVELEEAARSDGCSPVGEWWNVMIPAARADLITLAMFVFIGTWSDFLWPLVILDEPELYTLPLGLQQLASSFSLDWRLVAAGSVISILPVLVLFVGLQRYILPSASGDAVKG is encoded by the coding sequence ATGGCCGAACCCACCGCCGGCCAACGCCGCTCGCCCCTGGCGGCGGCCCTGCAGCTGGGGCTGCTGCTCTTGGCGGCCCTGGCGATGCTGCTGCCGCTGCTCTGGCTGGTGAGCACCTCGCTCAAGGGCCCCGCCGAAGACATCTTCACCAGTCCGCCGGCGCTGCTGCCGGCCCAGCCCAGCCTGGAGGCCTACGGCCGGTTGTTCGCCGATCAGCCGATGGGGCTCTACCTGCGCAACAGCGCGATCGTGAGCGGCCTGGCGGTGCTTGCCAACCTGCTGTTCTGCTCGCTGGCGGCCTACCCGCTGGCGCGGATGCGCTTCGCCGGCCGGGGGTTGGTGCTGGCCCTGGTGGTGGCCACGATCCTGATCCCCTTTCAGGTGGTGATGATCCCGCTCTACCTGCTGATGGTGCAGATCGGCCTGCGCAACACGCTGTGGGCGCTGATCATTCCCCAGGCGGCCACGGCGTTTGGCATCTTCCTGCTGCGCCAGAGCTTCCTGGGGGTGCCGGTGGAGCTGGAGGAGGCGGCCCGCAGCGACGGCTGCAGCCCGGTGGGGGAGTGGTGGAACGTGATGATCCCGGCGGCCCGGGCCGATCTGATCACCCTGGCGATGTTCGTGTTCATCGGCACCTGGAGCGACTTCCTCTGGCCGCTGGTGATCCTCGATGAACCGGAGCTCTACACCCTGCCCCTGGGCCTGCAGCAGCTCGCCAGCAGCTTCTCGCTCGACTGGCGTCTGGTGGCGGCAGGATCGGTGATCTCGATCCTGCCAGTGCTTGTGTTGTTCGTGGGCCTGCAGCGCTACATCCTGCCTAGCGCCTCAGGCGACGCTGTGAAGGGCTAG
- a CDS encoding 2-isopropylmalate synthase, giving the protein MARDPGRVLIFDTTLRDGEQSPGASLNLEEKLAIAQQLARLGVDIIEAGFPFASPGDFNAVQRIADSVGTPDGPTICGLARAASGDIKACADAVAPAAHKRIHTFIATSDIHLEHKLRKSRAEVLAITAEMVDYARSLVDDVEFSCEDAGRSDPAFMYEVIEAAIRAGATTINIPDTVGYATPAEFGELIAGINAHVPNIDQAVISVHGHNDLGLAVANFLEAVKNGARQLECTINGIGERAGNASLEELVMALHVRRSYFNPFLGRPADSTAPLTGVRTEEITKTSRLVSNLTGMAVQPNKAIVGANAFAHESGIHQDGVLKHRLTYEIIDARTVGLADNRISLGKLSGRSAFRARLEELGYELSRDDLDDAFARFKELADRKREISDRDLEAIVSEQVQQQGDGSYTLKSVQVSCGTGLQPTATVTLTNADGAELSEAAIGTGPVDAVCQALNRLAQVPNELVEFSVKSVTEGIDAMGEVTIRLRQNGVLYSGHAADTDIVVAAAQAFVNALNRLIAGNRSVPLHPQKAPLPVVGDLPLAERPRV; this is encoded by the coding sequence ATGGCCCGCGACCCCGGCCGGGTGTTGATCTTCGACACCACCTTGCGCGACGGCGAGCAGTCGCCCGGCGCCAGCCTCAACCTGGAGGAGAAGCTGGCGATCGCCCAGCAGCTGGCCCGTCTGGGGGTGGACATCATCGAGGCCGGCTTCCCCTTCGCCAGCCCGGGCGATTTCAACGCCGTGCAGCGCATCGCCGACAGCGTGGGCACCCCCGACGGACCCACCATCTGCGGCCTGGCCCGGGCCGCTAGCGGCGACATCAAGGCCTGCGCCGATGCCGTCGCCCCGGCCGCCCACAAACGCATCCACACGTTCATCGCCACCAGCGACATCCACCTGGAGCACAAGCTGCGCAAGAGCCGCGCCGAGGTGCTGGCGATCACCGCCGAAATGGTCGACTACGCCCGCTCCCTTGTCGACGACGTGGAGTTCTCCTGCGAGGACGCCGGCCGCTCCGATCCCGCGTTCATGTATGAGGTGATCGAGGCAGCGATCCGGGCCGGCGCCACCACGATCAACATCCCCGACACGGTGGGCTATGCCACGCCCGCCGAATTCGGCGAGCTGATCGCCGGCATCAACGCCCACGTGCCCAACATCGACCAGGCCGTGATCTCGGTGCACGGCCACAACGACCTGGGCCTGGCGGTGGCCAACTTCCTGGAGGCGGTGAAGAACGGCGCCCGCCAGCTCGAGTGCACGATCAATGGCATCGGCGAGCGGGCCGGCAACGCCTCGCTCGAGGAGCTGGTGATGGCGCTGCACGTGCGCCGCAGCTATTTCAACCCCTTCCTAGGCCGGCCGGCCGACTCCACCGCGCCGCTCACCGGCGTGCGCACCGAGGAGATCACCAAGACCTCGCGGCTGGTGAGCAACCTCACCGGCATGGCGGTGCAGCCCAACAAGGCGATCGTGGGCGCCAACGCCTTCGCCCATGAATCGGGCATCCACCAGGACGGCGTGCTCAAGCACCGGCTCACCTACGAGATCATCGATGCCCGCACCGTCGGTCTGGCCGACAACCGCATCTCCCTGGGCAAACTCTCCGGCCGCAGCGCTTTCCGCGCCCGCCTCGAGGAGCTCGGCTACGAGCTCAGCCGCGACGACCTCGACGACGCCTTCGCCCGCTTCAAGGAGCTGGCCGACCGCAAGCGCGAGATCAGCGACCGCGACCTGGAGGCGATCGTGAGCGAGCAGGTGCAGCAGCAGGGCGATGGCAGCTACACGCTCAAGAGCGTGCAGGTGAGCTGCGGCACCGGCCTGCAGCCCACCGCCACCGTGACCCTCACCAACGCCGACGGCGCCGAGCTCAGCGAGGCGGCGATCGGCACCGGGCCGGTGGATGCGGTTTGTCAGGCGCTCAACCGCCTGGCCCAGGTGCCCAACGAGCTGGTGGAGTTCTCGGTGAAATCGGTGACAGAGGGCATCGACGCCATGGGTGAGGTGACGATCCGGTTGCGCCAGAACGGTGTGCTCTATTCCGGCCACGCCGCCGACACCGACATCGTGGTGGCCGCTGCCCAGGCGTTTGTGAACGCCCTCAACCGGCTGATCGCCGGCAACCGCAGCGTGCCCCTGCACCCCCAGAAGGCGCCGCTGCCGGTGGTGGGCGACCTGCCCCTGGCCGAGCGGCCGCGCGTGTAA
- a CDS encoding DUF1957 domain-containing protein, which produces MARPQAPRSTSAAGSEPAPEPVAAAATRGAPDPGPEPFTSAGDLALVLHAHLPYVRSSEPGSLEEDWYFQALQECYLPLLAVLEAAAADSGQHARLTLGLSPTLLSLLADRRLNARFLPWLVQRQQLLEQAPAGHAEAAAHLGQQLQQVEQQWLACEGQLVPRFRQLQQQGVVDLITCGATHGYLPLLREVPEAVRAQLLNAVREHERQLGERPLGIWLPECAYYEGLDQQLVEVGLRYSVLDGHGLLHALPRPRYGVFAPICSPAGVAFFGRDGNATLPVWSAREGYPGDGVYREFHRDMGWDLPEEELQQLGIRSRRPLGLKLHRVTAQGCPLDHKQPYQPEAAAARTAEHGAAYLQGRARELQQLAASMEQRPLLVAPFDAELFGHWWFEGPRFLASLFQQARSAGVRLVTLREVLQQRHTLQVCCPSPSSWGQGGYHDYWLNDSNAWVIPEWQRAARAMVRRVNRGVASPEQRDLLTQAGRELLLAQSSDWSFILRAGTTTELARERIQRHLDRFWRLIDAIETNTSPPPEWLRALQHEDGLFPRLNAADWVSAPSPLTTPPA; this is translated from the coding sequence ATGGCCCGCCCCCAGGCCCCGCGCAGCACGTCAGCCGCAGGGTCCGAACCCGCACCTGAGCCGGTCGCCGCAGCCGCCACCCGGGGCGCCCCGGACCCGGGCCCCGAACCCTTCACCAGCGCCGGCGACCTCGCCCTGGTGCTGCACGCCCACCTGCCTTATGTGCGCTCCAGCGAGCCCGGCTCCCTGGAGGAGGACTGGTACTTCCAGGCCCTGCAGGAGTGCTACCTGCCCCTGCTGGCCGTGCTGGAGGCCGCCGCCGCCGACAGCGGCCAGCACGCCCGCCTCACCCTGGGGCTCTCGCCCACCCTGCTGAGCCTGCTGGCCGACCGCCGCCTCAACGCCCGCTTTCTCCCCTGGCTGGTGCAGCGCCAGCAGCTGCTGGAGCAGGCCCCCGCCGGGCACGCCGAGGCCGCCGCCCACCTCGGCCAGCAGCTGCAACAGGTGGAGCAGCAGTGGCTGGCCTGTGAGGGCCAGTTGGTGCCCCGCTTCCGCCAGCTGCAGCAACAGGGGGTGGTGGACCTGATCACCTGCGGCGCCACCCACGGCTACCTGCCCCTGCTGCGCGAGGTACCGGAGGCCGTGCGCGCCCAGCTGCTGAACGCCGTGCGCGAGCACGAGCGCCAGCTGGGCGAGCGGCCGCTGGGCATCTGGCTGCCGGAGTGCGCCTACTACGAGGGGCTCGACCAGCAGCTGGTGGAGGTGGGCCTGCGCTATTCGGTGCTCGACGGCCACGGCCTGCTCCACGCCCTGCCCCGCCCCCGCTACGGCGTGTTCGCGCCGATCTGCTCCCCTGCCGGCGTGGCCTTCTTCGGCCGCGACGGCAACGCCACCCTGCCGGTGTGGAGCGCCCGCGAGGGCTACCCCGGCGACGGCGTGTACCGGGAATTCCACCGCGACATGGGCTGGGATCTGCCGGAGGAGGAGCTGCAACAACTGGGCATCCGCAGCCGCCGGCCCCTGGGCCTGAAGCTGCATCGGGTCACCGCCCAGGGCTGCCCCCTCGATCACAAGCAGCCCTACCAGCCCGAGGCCGCCGCCGCCCGCACGGCCGAGCATGGTGCCGCCTACCTGCAGGGCCGGGCCCGGGAGCTGCAGCAACTGGCGGCGAGCATGGAGCAGCGGCCCCTGCTGGTGGCCCCCTTCGACGCCGAGCTGTTCGGCCACTGGTGGTTCGAGGGGCCCCGGTTCCTGGCCAGCCTGTTCCAGCAGGCCCGCAGCGCCGGCGTGCGCCTGGTGACCCTGCGCGAGGTGCTGCAGCAACGCCACACCCTGCAGGTGTGCTGCCCCTCACCCAGCAGCTGGGGCCAGGGCGGCTACCACGACTACTGGCTCAACGACAGCAACGCCTGGGTGATCCCCGAGTGGCAGCGGGCGGCGCGGGCGATGGTGCGGCGGGTGAACCGGGGCGTGGCCAGCCCCGAGCAGCGCGACCTGCTCACCCAGGCCGGCCGCGAGCTGCTGCTGGCCCAGAGCTCCGACTGGAGCTTCATCCTGCGCGCCGGCACCACCACCGAGCTGGCCCGCGAGCGCATCCAGCGCCACCTCGATCGCTTCTGGCGCCTGATCGACGCCATCGAGACCAACACCAGCCCACCGCCCGAGTGGCTGCGGGCCCTGCAGCACGAGGACGGCCTCTTCCCCCGCCTCAATGCCGCCGACTGGGTGAGTGCGCCCAGCCCGCTCACTACCCCGCCGGCCTGA
- a CDS encoding lycopene cyclase family protein: MLGGGPAALCIAAALGEQGLRVALLAPHDPRAPWPNTYGIWGDEVDALGLGHLLEHRWSHTLSYFGAGSADPAEPANRPTPHGRDYGLFNRAALQGHWLEACARGGVAILQGQASGFALEAAGAGDGSGTTLTLLRCADGSSQRTRLLVDATGHQPVFVQRPDEGPVAGQAAYGIVGRFSAPPVQPGQFVLMDYRSDHLSPEERLEPPTFLYAMDLGEGRFFVEETSLALSPPVPYSTLQERLQRRLAHRGVRVEQVEHEEFCLFPMNLPLPDLHQPVLGFGGAASMVHPSSGYMVGSLLRRAPAVAAAVAALLRSDPQAGSAQLARAGWQALWPLALRRKHALYQFGLEKLMRFSEPQLRAHFATFFSLPQEQWTGFLANTASVPELLAAMLRLFATAPWSVKAGLMGMRGREAALGLRLLRPAG; the protein is encoded by the coding sequence GTGCTGGGCGGCGGCCCGGCCGCCCTGTGCATCGCGGCGGCCCTGGGCGAGCAAGGGTTGCGGGTGGCCCTGCTGGCCCCCCACGATCCCCGCGCCCCCTGGCCCAACACCTACGGCATCTGGGGCGATGAGGTGGATGCCCTCGGCCTGGGCCACCTGCTGGAGCACCGCTGGAGCCACACGCTGAGCTACTTCGGCGCCGGCTCCGCCGACCCGGCCGAGCCAGCCAATCGGCCTACCCCCCACGGCCGCGACTATGGCCTGTTCAACCGCGCTGCGCTGCAGGGCCACTGGCTGGAGGCCTGCGCACGCGGTGGCGTGGCGATCCTGCAGGGCCAGGCCAGCGGTTTCGCGCTGGAGGCGGCCGGCGCGGGCGATGGCTCTGGCACCACGCTCACCCTGTTGCGCTGTGCCGATGGCAGCAGCCAGCGCACCAGGCTGCTCGTGGATGCCACCGGCCACCAGCCGGTGTTTGTGCAACGGCCGGACGAGGGGCCGGTGGCCGGCCAGGCGGCCTACGGGATCGTGGGGCGCTTCTCGGCGCCGCCGGTGCAGCCGGGCCAGTTCGTGCTGATGGACTACCGCAGCGACCACCTCAGCCCCGAGGAGCGCCTGGAGCCTCCCACTTTCCTCTATGCGATGGATCTGGGCGAGGGGCGCTTTTTTGTGGAGGAGACCTCCCTGGCCCTGTCGCCGCCGGTGCCCTATTCCACCCTGCAGGAGCGCCTGCAGCGGCGCCTGGCCCACCGGGGCGTGCGGGTGGAGCAGGTGGAGCACGAGGAGTTCTGCCTGTTTCCGATGAACCTGCCGCTGCCGGATCTGCACCAGCCGGTGCTGGGCTTCGGCGGTGCGGCCTCGATGGTGCACCCGTCGTCGGGCTACATGGTGGGTTCGCTGCTGCGCCGGGCGCCGGCGGTGGCCGCGGCGGTGGCAGCGCTGCTGCGCAGCGATCCCCAGGCGGGTTCAGCCCAGTTGGCGAGAGCGGGCTGGCAGGCGCTGTGGCCGCTGGCGCTGCGCCGCAAGCACGCCCTGTATCAGTTCGGACTGGAGAAGTTGATGCGCTTCTCCGAGCCCCAGCTGCGCGCCCATTTCGCCACCTTCTTCTCCCTGCCCCAGGAGCAGTGGACTGGCTTTCTGGCCAACACCGCCAGCGTGCCCGAGCTGCTGGCGGCGATGCTGCGCCTGTTCGCCACGGCACCGTGGAGCGTGAAGGCCGGGCTGATGGGCATGCGGGGCCGGGAGGCCGCGCTGGGGCTGCGGTTGCTCAGGCCGGCGGGGTAG